A single genomic interval of Halichondria panicea chromosome 2, odHalPani1.1, whole genome shotgun sequence harbors:
- the LOC135331552 gene encoding GATOR2 complex protein WDR59-like, translating to MAEEEVRDVVLSFPEWQANTFAVDCTGKRAVLAVQKWLAVVNLDQPEDYSEPKAVRKLGRQNKYEIKAVLWNPHLVKEDLLASTCQQKLEVWNVNAERHPLVHSLKAHTRPVSDLSWSFSDPNLLASCAVDSYVHVWDIRDVKRPKTSFKAVAGASLVQWNRLNGNVLASAHDSDVRIWDMRKPTTASGYITAHMSRIHDLDWSHLVENQLTTCSHDSSIKFWDTHSSREPLSVIKAGAQPLWRARNYPSGHAVAMALVPAMHSGDSRVFLWSRMNIASPRHFFKGGSEPVLEVQWRRCGRDWDLVTWSKDRVLHIWPLGEELKMDLCGDYLGEDVGEDMIDPSFDLSGGHVDMSLSTEGDNVEHSSTNLDKSVSPMVTRSLREGQLAGSLPRSSPMKSMGSLPRNDSPVSLARTPSGPHVFQPQTAHTLAQEFSLLNLDNVTHLEIETKDVSERSCVVKVEMGGHVVRLQITFPSHYPNGAAPSFAFDSSTTIDNITQGELVKIITETANLCVRQNRPCLEQCLKKLTKSLETFVTRPPPPLKHLEFDVFGHLDDEHIPFPRASGARFCPTGRLVCFNSLSDVSLADAPKLPRSLDKLNQYRSRVRPSTRGGQVRWSGYLPSSTLPKRGSSGANLAALTSFSGSREKSTSNLPQGDKQVNPGLVNIYNAMPLFPINYGLAEAYSMNSTDLQELCTANASVAAQAGRMDLVQAWSTAMLIADTSLRSPLEANSQVPWPEHPFGRRLIHSLFNHFAKLHDIQTLAMLACLFLEHCAQFDNTTRMTLQSKKPAVVKVPIAHIKAHNGNHNHYSSMYKSLPPTRVSPTYRVHTQSPSVAMDRWSISGGTIGGGTIGGSTSPISSSWHEVDLEMEGEEHLVEEEDTHILKCRLLDDLLTRQCDEYCRAYANILYAWQLLDQRAEILKHRSSKQRQLDNQVGFASQCRKCSATVSNSPACQKSRCFSFTCSICNLAVRGSSNFCPSCGHGGHAGHMMDWFGKHPFCPTGCGCVCLESS from the exons ATGGCTGAAGAAGAGGTCAGAGATGTTGTACTGAGCTTCCCAGAGTGGCAG GCAAACACTTTTGCTGTGGACTGCACTGGAAAGAGAGCTGTTCTGGCAGT CCAGAAGTGGTTAGCTGTGGTCAATTTAGATCAACCCGAGGACTACAGTGAACCCAAGGCTGTCAGGAAACTAGGGAGACAGAACAAGTACGAGATCAAGGCAGTGTTGTGGAACCCTCACCTGGTGAAGGAGGACTTACTGGCCTCCacc TGCCAGCAGAAGTTGGAGGTGTGGAATGTGAATGCTGAGAGGCATCCTCTGGTACACTCCCTCAAGGCACACACTAGACCAGTCAG TGATCTGTCATGGTCTTTCAGTGACCCTAACCTACTTGCCTCCTGTGCTGTGGACTCgtacgtgcatgtgtgggATATTAGAGACGTCAAAAGACCCAAGACCTCCTTCAAAGCTGTTG CTGGAGCCTCGCTGGTGCAGTGGAACAGGTTGAACGGGAATGTGCTTGCCTCTGCCCACGACTCTGATGTCAGGATATGGGACATGAGG AAACCCACGACAGCCTCAGGCTACATCACTGCCCACATGTCTCGTATCCACGACCTTGACTGGAGTCACCTGGTCGAGAACCAACTGACCACGTGTAGCCATGACTCCTCTATCAAGTTCTGGGACACTCACTCTTCAAGGGAGCCTCTCAGTGTCATCAAGGCAGGAGCTCAGCCACTATGGAGGGCTAGGAACTAT CCGAGTGGTCATGCCGTTGCCATGGCATTGGTGCCGGCTATGCACAGTGGTGACAGTCGAGTGTTCCTATGGAGCAGGATGAATATTGCCTCCCCTCGCCACTTCTTCAAGGGAGGCTCTGAGCCAGTGCTGGAGGTGCAGTGGAGGAGGTGTGGAAGAG ACTGGGACCTTGTGACCTGGTCCAAGGATCGTGTGCTCCACATTTGGCCGCTGGGGGAGGAGCTTAAGATGGACCTGTGTGGCGACTACCTGGGGGAGGATGTGGGTGAGGACATGATCGACCCATCCTTTGATCTGTCCGGGGGGCATGTGGACATGAGTCTGAGCACAGAAGGAGACAATGTCGAGCATTCGTCGACCAATCTAGACAAATCAGTATCGCCGATGGTAACAAGGTCATTACGAGAGGGGCAACTAGCCGGTTCCCTCCCACGAAGTTCTCCTATGAAGTCCATGGGCTCGTTGCCTCGTAATGATTCACCTGTTTCACTCGCTCGTACCCCATCTGGACCACACGTGTTCCAGCCCCAGACGGCCCACACTCTGGCTCAAGAGTTCTCTCTCCTCAACCTCGACAATGTTACACACCTGGAGATTGAGACA AAGGACGTGTCTGAGCGCAGCTGTGTGGTCAAGGTGGAGATGGGAGGTCACGTAGTCCGTCTCCAGATCACCTTCCCCTCCCACTACCCGAACGGGGCTGCCCCTTCGTTTGCATTTGATAGCAGCACCACCATTGACAATATCACACAAGGAGAGCTGGTCAAG ATCATCACAGAAACTGCCAACTTGTGTGTACGACAAAACAGACCTTGCCTGGAGCAATGTCTCAAGAAACTCACTAAATCATTGGAGACCTTCGTA ACCCGCCCTCCACCTCCTCTGAAGCACTTGGAATTTGACGTATTTGGTCACCTTGACGATGAGCACATCCCCTTCCCACGAGCTAGTGGAGCTCGGTTCTGTCCCACAG GTCGTCTCGTCTGCTTTAACAGCCTCTCTGATGTTAGCCTGGCAGACGCACCCAAGCTACCAAG GTCCCTGGATAAACTGAACCAGTATCGTTCTCGAGTGCGACCATCCACGAGAGGTGGCCAGGTGAGATGGAGTGGCTACCTTCCCTCGTCCACGCTGCCCAAGAGAGGCTCCTCTGGTGCTAACTTGGCAGCCCTGACCAGTTTTAGTGGGAGCAGGGAGAAATCAACGTCCAATCTGCCTCAAGGCGATAAACAGGTCAACCCTGGTCTGGTGAACATTTACAATGCCATGCCTCTATTTCCCATCAACTACGGTCTGGCCGAAGCTTACAG CATGAACTCGACTGACCTACAAGAGCTATGCACAGCTAATGCATCAGTGGCAGCCCAGGCTGGGAGAATGGACCTGGTACAAGCCTGGTCAACTGCCATGCTGATTGCCGATACTAGCCTCAGGTCCCCCCTGGAGGCAAACTCTCAAGTACCGTGGCCAGAGCACCCTTTTGGGAGGAGGCTTATTCACTCTCT GTTCAACCATTTTGCTAAGCTCCACGATATCCAGACCCTAGCCATGCTGGCTTGTCTGTTCCTAGAGCACTGTGCTCAGTTTGACAATACAACAAGGATGACACTTCAGAGCAAGAAACCAGCAGTTGTCAAAGTCCCCATTGCTCACATCAAGGCGCACAATGGCAATCACAACCACTACAGCTCAATGTACAAGTCCCTACCGCCCACGAGAGTGTCTCCCACTTatagagtacacacacag agCCCCTCGGTGGCCATGGACAGGTGGAGCATCAGTGGTGGTACTATAGGAGGCGGTACCATAGGAGGTAGTACGTCCCCAATCTCCTCGTCCTGGCATGAGGTGGACCTAGAGATGGAGGGGGAGGAGCATCTCGTGGAGGAGGAGGACACACACATCCTAAAGtgcag ATTACTGGATGATTTGCTGACTCGGCAGTGTGATGAGTACTGTAGGGCGTATGCAAACATCCTCTATGCTTGGCAGTTGCTTGATCAGAGGGCGGAGATTCTCAAACACCGGTCATCCAAACAGCGGCAGCTGGACAATCAGGTCGGTTTCGCCAGTCAATGCCGTAAGTGTTCGGCTACCGTTAGCAACAGTCCTGCCTGTCAGAAGTCTCGCTGCTTTTCCTTCACCTGCTCCATCTGTAACCTGGCTGTCAGAG GGAGCTCTAACTTCTGTCCGTCGTGTGGTCATGGTGGCCATGCTGGTCACATGATGGACTGGTTTGGTAAGCACCCCTTCTGTCCGACTGGCTGTGGATGCGTGTGTCTAGAGTCTAGTTGA
- the LOC135331554 gene encoding uncharacterized protein LOC135331554, whose translation MESDQTLKKKNKELTKENDKLTKENDKLRQQVQSKTVQIELLQHKLYAKEVLLRESDISKNDAKDVLEDMKVEMERIGKRITKQLFRLKDPPLNEVVPINRNGSLESLSTMPKSTPEDSRSETECTTIDHGSDQEEMSNGRWYRYEPKDSDIESDQASSIRSVKTIIHKRIFSGVNNLDETLQDTATSKQSNEDIPAIKVEQPLRVQPTRITETSDEQSDELATQSDTNSSAFFTRPVQVKSPSGSELSDAVSTDAKVLKSKSSRHTKELVAQPLLTHQQKQRLGALTELPSASAGYETKDKKPTATQPDEDCDFMRTFKRITQKSRPS comes from the coding sequence TAAAGAGAACGATAAACTGACCAAAGAGAACGATAAACTGAGACAGCAAGTGCAGTCAAAAACAGTTCAAATAGAATTACTTCAACACAAGCTTTATGCCAAGGAAgtgttactgagggaatcagATATTTCGAAAAATGATGCAAAAGATGTTCTTGAAGATATGAAAGTGGAAATGGAGCGGATCGGAAAAAGGATTACAAAACAACTTTTTAGATTGAAAGATCCACCACTAAACGAAGTTGTTCCAATTAACAGGAATGGAAGTTTAGAGAGCTTATCAACTATGCCAAAATCAACTCCAGAGGACTCAAGATCAGAGACTGAGTGCACCACCATAGATCATGGCAGCGATCAGGAAGAGATGAGCAATGGCAGGTGGTATCGATACGAACCCAAAGACTCGGACATTGAGAGTGATCAAGCGTCTTCAATACGAAGTGTAAAGACCATTATACACAAGAGAATCTTCAGCGGAGTGAACAACCTAGATGAGACACTGCAGGATACAGCCACGAGTAAACAGAGTAATGAAGATATTCCCGCTATAAAAGTTGAACAACCTCTACGTGTACAGCCAACTAGGATCACCGAAACTAGTGATGAACAAAGCGACGAACTGGCAACCCAATCAGACACTAATAGCAGTGCTTTCTTTACACGTccagtgcaagtgaagagCCCATCTGGAAGTGAGCTAAGTGATGCCGTGAGCACAGATGCTAAGGTGCTGAAATCTAAGTCATCACGTCACACCAAGGAGCTAGTTGCACAACCACTACTCACACACCAACAAAAGCAACGATTGGGAGCGTTAACGGAATTACCCTCTGCTTCAGCCGGTTATGAAACAAAAGACAAAAAACCTACAGCTACTCAACCTGATGAAGACTGTGATTTCATGCGTACATTTAAGAGAATAACACAAAAGTCTCGACCTTCATAA
- the LOC135331543 gene encoding uncharacterized protein LOC135331543, whose translation MYMHCFCSYIGLTACCSSSSCTMIVLWLMLTSLSLGSGVEITLTQDSTLCPTVVAAGGGGPCSTLNDQISSTKLIPDNSIISFTPGTHKFFNTTGINAFIIEDVYNITLAGIGGFCEIVCEDRMIFTFLNVTNLTISNLSFVNCGGPIPRDIVRTLQASESFFSVTNFHYITLFLNDIENLQLLSVNVTNSFGYGLLGRNIMGNSIVSHSEFRFNNFNFQKKGCSIPESYDQPTCAGGGFAIGYTDTPTCEVARDMQTLDIVYSSFEYNVNLGSSVGSGLTVALAQSNYGVKVHLDNVRATKNQCTRGANIALFQYGFTDNSSFTISNSISEFGNSNGLFVSHKPFLISSMPSYSGGGLWYSYGYTVSPGARLCSQQLLRSFKGGDLLSVYNTSFIGNKATIGAGAYVWVFPHIQEQGGFESNIRFENCYFGDNIGSSGSALYVNTLESIRENFQVYFYLDDCTFQRNNFSTSYDAFNQDADFDIFNTVYFNSIRFVSLSSCWFSENYGTALFAYNTRMRFHGNSTFDRNRGNGGGGMAIHGSSIMIMHTNSSIAFTNNVAKRGGAIFVSHFNYFSSALLCFWQIDPEGRLDDRSDKVSNLTDFLDIHLIFSGNEAHTAGSVLYAGVRADDCSLSLTTTHPFYSQNMLFQQLFIFEEQTASSGDISLISSNPSGVCLCIAGKPPCNQTTTSLSIFPGQTITLCLISVDRRLNPSPGIVLAHLTDPNSVAETNQNFAENTNISFQLGAGQQTRYTAIGCTDLRYTIFSTQRNLTLHLKTSSTIVAEKSTLVSIRVDNCPLGFNFSNDNTYRCICAPYLASIDATCNIETLTVTLDHPYWVGKDENVVKINRFCPLDYCIPGHVEVSLDEQDLNKQCAYNRSGVLCGECAPGYSVIFGGNECWECSNFYLFLIIVYAAAGLLLVFMLYFLNTLTVSVGAINGLIFYANIIQVNRAIFIPPIRTSALSVVISWINLDLGIPVCFYDGLDAYVKTWLQFVFPLYLLAILACIVVVSHYSPSASKIFTNRAVGVFTTILLLIFSRIQRLTTNCLTFQNIEHFIDGGDSFLSYVWSFDGNIGYVEGRHILLFIVGWILFLFVLLPFIFVLLFAKQFQALSSYKYFRWVNKLKPLFDAYMGPYKDSYRGWTGLLLFIRQVLIIVNFCDPTPEANTLAIIIICQLLSMVTWFDGGVYRKWPLNIIEFSYLLNLSVTAAATWYIHPLDATEPEKFVQQQSAVIYTSVIIAILEFMGIFFYALYIRITEMSFKQSYLVKFQQFVIAIGKLPKQLQLKLSRKKPEKKRMINLQEPTAVGATSTVVDVQGAARWRNRSSFGEQSDINLRESLLDTSSI comes from the exons atgtacatgcactgtttcTGCTCATATATTGGACTGACTGCCTGTTGTTCAAGTTCAAGTTGCACGATGATTGTTCTGTGGTTGATGTTAACTTCACTGTCCCTTGGATCAGGAGTGGAGATCACCCTCACACAAGACAGCACCCTCTGTCCAACAGTTGTTGCCGCAGGTGGGGGTGGGCCCTGCTCCACTCTGAATGACCAAATCTCGTCAACTAAACTAATTCCGGACAATTCTATCATCAGTTTTACGCCAGGCACTCACAAGTTTTTCAATACCACTGGAATAAATGCTTTTATCATTGAAGACGTGTACAATATCACTCTCGCCGGAATTGGTGGGTTTTGCGAAATTGTGTGTGAGGACCGAATGATTTTCACATTTTTGAATGTAACTAACTTAACTATTTCAAACTTGAGTTTTGTGAACTGTGGTGGGCCGATTCCACGTGACATTGTACGAACTTTACAAGCTTCCGAATCCTTTTTCTCTGTAACTAACTTCCACTACATAACACTGTTTCTAAATGACATTGAAAACCTCCAATTACTGAGTGTGAATGTGACCAATAGTTTTGGATATGGACTCTTAGGTCGCAATATAATGGGGAACTCGATCGTATCTCATTCTGAATTCCGATTCAATAATTTCAATTTCCAGAAGAAGGGATGCTCCATTCCCGAGTCGTATGATCAACCCACATGTGCCGGTGGAGGGTTCGCTATAGGGTACACTGACACACCCACTTGTGAGGTTGCTAGGGATATGCAAACGTTGGACATTGTCTATTCGTCTTTTGAATACAACGTCAATCTTGGCTCGAGTGTGGGATCTGGCTTAACTGTAGCGCTGGCTCAGAGTAACTATGGTGTCAAAGTACACCTGGACAATGTAAGAGCTACAAAGAATCAGTGCACTCGTGGCGCAAATATTGCTCTGTTTCAATACGGTTTTACTGATAATTCATCTTTCACAATCTCTAATAGCATCAGTGAGTTTGGAAATTCAAATGGTTTGTTTGTTTCGCACAAGCCTTTTCTCATATCAAGCATGCCATCTTACAGTGGTGGTGGTTTGTGGTACTCATACGGATATACTGTGTCACCAGGCGCCCGACTTTGTTCTCAACAATTGCTCAGATCCTTCAAAGGAGGAGATCTCCTCTCAGTCTATAACACAAGTTTCATTGGAAACAAGGCCACTATTGGTGCTGGCGCCTACGTTTGGGTGTTCCCTCATATACAAGAACAGGGAGGTTTTGAATCAAACATTCGATTTGAAAATTGCTACTTCGGGGATAATATCGGAAGTTCCGGTTCAGCACTGTATGTAAATACGCTCGAGTCAATTAGAGAAAACTTTCAAGTGTATTTCTATTTAGACGATTGTACATTTCAGAGGAACAACTTTTCTACCAGTTACGATGCATTTAACCAAGACGCTGATTTCGATATTTTTAACACTGTCTACTTCAATTCCATCCGATTTGTTTCGTTGAGCAGCTGCTGGTTTAGTGAAAACTACGGTACGGCATTATTTGCTTACAACACACGAATGAGATTTCATGGCAACTCAACATTTGATCGTAACCGAGGAAATGGAGGAGGAGGCATGGCCATCCACGGCAGTTCAATCATGATTATGCATACCAACTCAAGTATTGCATTCACGAACAATGTGGCAAAAAGAGGGGGTGCAATTTTCGTCTCTCATTTCAATTATTTCTCTAGTGCTCTCCTCTGCTTTTGGCAGATCGACCCCGAGGGCAGGTTGGATGACAGATCAGATAAGGTCTCTAATCTCACTGATTTTTTGGATATTCATTTGATATTTTCCGGGAATGAAGCTCATACAGCTGGGAGCGTACTCTATGCTGGGGTTCGTGCTGATGACTGTTCACTTAGTCTAACCACTACTCATCCATTCTACTCTCAAAACATGCTATTCCAACAGCTTTTCATATTCGAGGAACAGACCGCAAG CTCTGGTGACATATCCCTTATCTCATCAAACCCGAGTGGTGTGTGCTTGTGCATTGCCGGGAAACCTCCATGCAATCAAACCACAACAAGCCTCTCCATCTTCCCCGGCCAGACCATCACACTTTGTCTCATCAGTGTGGACAGAAGGCTCAACCCCTCCCCAGGAATTGTGCTCGCTCATCTAACCGACCCAAACAGTGTGGCCGAAACTAACCAAAACTTTGCCGAGAACACAAATATTTCGTTCCAACTCGGGGCAGGACAACAGACCCGCTACACAGCTATTGGATGCACTGATCTAAGGTACACTATTTTCTCAACACAAAGAAACTTAACACTTCATTTGAAAACTAGCAGTACTATTGTGGCCGAAAAATCAACTCTTGTGTCCATCAGGGTAGACAATTGTCCTCTAGGTTTTAACTTCTCGAACGACAACACATACCGTTGTATTTGTGCGCCTTATCTCGCTTCAATAGATGCCACTTGTAATATTGAGACCCTGACCGTCACTCTTGACCATCCATATTGGGTAGGAAAAGACGAAAACGTGGTTAAAATTAACCGTTTTTGTCCACTAGACTATTGCATTCCTGGACATGTGGAGGTATCACTTGATGAGCAAGATTTAAATAAGCAGTGTGCTTATAATCGCtcaggtgtgttgtgtggggagTGTGCCCCTGGATACAGCGTGATCTTTGGTGGTAATGAGTGTTGGGAGTGCTCCAATTTCTACCTATTTTTGATCATTGTATATGCAGCTGCTGGTCTATTGCTCGTGTTTATGCTCTATTTCCTCAACACACTGACTGTCAGCGTAGGTGCTATTAATGGGCTCATCTTCTATGCAAACATTATACAAGTCAACAGAGCGATATTCATTCCACCAATTCGTACGAGTGCATTATCAGTAGTGATATCTTGGATAAACCTCGACCTCGGTATCCCTGTATGCTTCTATGATGGACTGGATGCGTACGTAAAGACCTGGTTGCAATTTGTCTTCCCTCTTTATTTGCTAGCCATTTTAGCTTGCATTGTCGTAGTTTCTCACTACTCACCTTCTGCTTCAAAGATATTCACTAACCGGGCCGTTGGAGTTTTCACAACGATATTATTGCTTATCTTTTCAAGAATTCAAAGGCTTACAACTAACTGCCTTACTTTTCAAAACATAGAACATTTCATTGATGGTGGCGATTCTTTCCTTTCCTATGTGTGGTCATTTGATGGTAACATTGGATATGTTGAAGGTAGACACATACTTCTTTTCATCGTCGGATGGATTCTTTTTCTGTTTGTCCTACTGCCGTTCATTTTTGTACTTCTCTTTGCTAAACAGTTTCAGGCCTTGTCGTCATACAAGTATTTTCGCTGGGTCAACAAGCTCAAGCCTTTGTTTGATGCGTACATGGGACCATATAAGGATTCGTATCGAGGATGGACTGGTCTGTTGCTATTCATTAGACAAGTTCTGATCATCGTCAATTTTTGCGATCCCACACCAGAAGCAAACACTTtggctattattattatctgtCAGTTGCTCTCCATGGTGACCTGGTTTGATGGTGGCGTATATCGAAAGTGGCCACTTAATATTATTGAGTTTTCGTATCTCCTAAACCTGTCTGTCACCGCTGCGGCAACGTGGTACATACATCCATTGGATGCAACTGAACCTGAGAAATTTGTGCAGCAACAATCTGCAGTGATCTATACATCTGTGATAATCGCTATACTGGAGTTTATGGGCATATTTTTCTATGCATTGTATATCAGAATTACAGAGATGAGCTTCAAACAATCCTATTTGGTCAAGTTTCAGCAATTTGTAATAGCCATTGGCAAACTGCCCAAACAGCTACAACTCAAGTTATCACGAAAGAAGCCCGAGAAAAAGAGGATGATAAATCTGCAAGAGCCAACTGCAGTTGGTGCTACTAGTACAGTGGTTGATGTACAGGGGGCTGCAAGATGGAGGAATAGGAGCTCCTTTGGGGAACAGAGTGACATAAACTTGAGAGAATCATTACTGGACACTTCCTCCATttga
- the LOC135331555 gene encoding uncharacterized protein LOC135331555 has translation MESDQAIAKLIKRNKELTKEIDKLRQQVQSKTYQIEVLQHKLHVKEVLLRESDISKNDAKDILEDMKVEMERFGKRIMKQLFKLKDPPLNEVIVPMKRAESLESVSVVPNSTSGDSRSECSDQEETIPMEIRIDWRYQYEHKDSDIESDQASSIQSVQTIVSKDNLDGTLQDTATSTSKHSNEDIPTIKVEPLHVQPTINWTTQTCDKISDELTTQSETNSSDELATQSDTNSSALFTRPVPVQSPSGSELSDAEAVKSKSSRHTKELVAPTQRKQRSAELKEPSTSAGYETKENL, from the exons ATGGAATCTGACCAGGCCATAGCCAAACTGATA aaAAGGAACAAGGAACTGACCAAAGAGATTGATAAACTGAGACAGCAAGTGCAGTCAAAAACATATCAAATAGAAGTACTTCAACACAAGCTTCATGTCAAGGAAGTGTTACTGAGAGAATCAGATATTTCGAAAAATGATGCAAAAGATATTCTTGAAGATATGAAAGTGGAAATGGAGCGGTTTGGAAAAAGGATTATGAAACAACTTTTTAAATTGAAAGATCCACCACTAAACGAAGTTATTGTTCCGATGAAGAGGGCTGAAAGTTTAGAGAGCGTCAGTGTTGTGCCAAATTCAACTTCAGGGGACTCAAGATCTGAGTGCAGTGATCAGGAAGAGACTATTCCTATGGAGATAAGAATCGACTGGCGATATCAATACGAACACAAAGATTCAGACATTGAAAGCGATCAAGCTTCTTCAATACAAAGTGTACAGACCATTGTAAGCAAGGACAACCTAGATGGGACACTGCAGGATACAGCCACGAGTACGAGTAAACACAGTAATGAAGATATCCCCACTATAAAAGTTGAacctctacatgtacagccaaCTATAAATTGGACCACCCAAACTTGTGACAAAATAAGTGACGAACTGACAACCCAATCAGAAACTAATAGCAGCGACGAACTGGCAACCCAATCAGACACTAATAGCAGTGCTCTCTTTACACGACCAGTGCCGGTACAAAGCCCATCTGGAAGTGAGCTAAGTGATGCTGAGGCGGTGAAATCTAAGTCATCACGTCACACCAAGGAGCTAGTTGCACCCACACAACGTAAACAAAGATCAGCTGAATTGAAGGAGCCCTCTACTTCAGCCGGTTATGAAACGAAAGAAAACCTATAG